The following coding sequences lie in one Silvanigrella aquatica genomic window:
- a CDS encoding IS66 family transposase produces MSTATRTKNITALFPEGKIVIMTDALSASTKNVDENKADFSLCNVHARRNFYDLKEYYTEKIDKILLLYRDIFLNKKHNPTERLLFHKKYSLPLMEKILHICQSELTEKFVEPNSVLAKAYKYIIRHFKKLCAFCEIKNAPLENNLSERMLSSNMDSTLLN; encoded by the coding sequence ATGTCGACAGCTACAAGAACAAAAAATATTACAGCTTTATTTCCTGAAGGAAAAATTGTTATTATGACTGATGCTTTATCTGCTAGCACTAAAAATGTCGACGAAAATAAAGCCGATTTTTCTTTGTGCAATGTTCATGCCAGAAGAAATTTCTATGACTTAAAAGAATATTATACTGAAAAAATTGATAAAATTCTTCTCCTATATAGAGATATTTTTCTGAATAAAAAACATAATCCTACAGAAAGATTACTTTTTCATAAAAAATATTCCTTGCCATTAATGGAAAAAATACTCCATATTTGCCAGTCTGAACTCACAGAAAAATTTGTCGAGCCAAATTCAGTATTGGCTAAAGCTTATAAATATATTATTCGACATTTCAAAAAACTGTGTGCATTCTGTGAAATAAAAAATGCGCCACTTGAAAACAACCTGAGCGAGCGAATGTTATCCAGCAATATGGATTCTACATTGTTGAATTGA
- a CDS encoding transposase — protein MNTEFACKILHKIRYQYGSEKISIVLDNSRYQHCKLVRNCASRLGIEFIFLPSYSPNLNIIERYWKYVKKKCLNSKYHMSFFLFKEAIKNSLHKTNFDKETRDEHYFINAVKFSGIQRISTSSRLGYSFWGW, from the coding sequence ATTAATACAGAATTTGCTTGCAAAATATTGCACAAAATAAGATATCAATATGGTTCAGAAAAGATAAGTATTGTTTTGGATAACTCAAGGTACCAGCATTGTAAACTTGTTAGAAATTGTGCATCACGACTTGGAATCGAATTTATATTTCTTCCTTCGTACTCTCCAAATTTGAATATAATTGAAAGATATTGGAAATATGTGAAGAAAAAATGTTTAAACTCAAAATATCACATGAGTTTTTTTTTATTTAAAGAGGCAATTAAAAATAGCTTGCATAAAACAAATTTTGATAAGGAAACTAGAGATGAGCATTATTTCATTAATGCAGTCAAATTTTCAGGAATTCAAAGAATCTCAACTTCTAGCCGCCTGGGGTATAGCTTCTGGGGTTGGTAG
- a CDS encoding Rpn family recombination-promoting nuclease/putative transposase, with the protein MENIEILDVKNDYIFKRIFGENENIFIDFVNSILNQSDDKKIKSVTFLNNEITKDSQYDKESRLDVLAQLNNGSFLNLEMQMLNTGEYEKRCLYYWAKLYEQQLSEGKSYRYLCPSICIHVLNFNFFKEKEEFITNIGLLDKKTYRVFSEDLEFVFLEVPKVPKNYYNNLDKWMHFLKGISKKEVIKMDNPNIQKAFETLEYISQNPVERRKYEARQKYLHDLNTSLETKLLEGIEIGITKGKNEGIEIGKTNEKFETAKKMKSMGLPMNTVIEVTGLTADELEKL; encoded by the coding sequence TTGGAAAATATAGAAATTTTAGATGTCAAGAATGATTATATTTTTAAAAGAATATTTGGAGAAAACGAGAATATATTTATAGATTTTGTAAATAGTATTTTAAATCAGAGTGATGACAAAAAAATAAAATCTGTTACGTTTTTAAATAATGAAATTACTAAGGATAGTCAATATGATAAAGAATCACGCTTAGACGTTCTTGCCCAACTTAACAACGGTTCCTTCCTCAATCTGGAAATGCAAATGCTCAATACCGGTGAATATGAGAAACGTTGCTTATATTATTGGGCAAAACTCTATGAACAACAATTAAGTGAAGGAAAATCTTACCGTTATTTATGCCCTTCCATTTGCATTCACGTTTTAAACTTCAATTTTTTTAAAGAAAAAGAAGAGTTTATTACCAATATAGGACTACTCGATAAAAAAACATATAGGGTATTTTCCGAAGATCTGGAATTTGTATTTTTAGAAGTTCCCAAAGTTCCAAAAAATTACTATAATAACCTAGACAAGTGGATGCACTTTCTCAAAGGAATTTCCAAAAAGGAGGTCATAAAAATGGACAACCCTAACATTCAAAAAGCGTTTGAAACTCTCGAATATATTAGTCAAAACCCCGTTGAGCGCCGAAAATACGAAGCAAGACAAAAATATCTTCATGATTTAAATACCTCTTTGGAAACGAAGTTGCTAGAAGGTATTGAAATTGGGATAACTAAGGGGAAAAATGAAGGTATCGAAATTGGGAAAACTAATGAGAAATTTGAAACAGCAAAAAAAATGAAAAGCATGGGGCTTCCTATGAATACTGTCATTGAAGTCACTGGTCTCACGGCGGATGAACTCGAAAAACTTTGA
- a CDS encoding HipA domain-containing protein has protein sequence MFSYKKCGAICFDILNDHEEVYHKSCCLDLFGILQIPTIEINQNDLEKLALNIINKRLTIPGVQKKLSLQIHLNEKNSPPRMTIVGALSGQFILKPPTQEYPFMPELECLTMQLAKICGIEVAKHGLVLLKNDGIAYVTKRFDRMDEEKIACEDLCQLSELMTDQKYKSTAERTAKIIKKYSSYPGDDLLRYLEVTIFSFLTGNADMHLKNFSLITTPKNIIRLSPAYDLLATRLLISEKEDSEELVLSVNGKKSNLKRKDFEILSENIGIPKKTFQFIMNKFLSKKNELSKIIEKSFIPKNMQKEYLEMIAERSDRLKF, from the coding sequence ATATTTAGCTATAAAAAATGCGGTGCCATCTGTTTTGATATTTTAAATGATCATGAGGAAGTATACCATAAATCTTGCTGCCTCGATCTCTTTGGAATTTTACAAATCCCAACCATTGAAATAAATCAAAATGATTTAGAAAAATTAGCTTTAAATATTATAAATAAACGCCTTACAATTCCTGGAGTTCAAAAAAAACTTTCTCTTCAAATTCATTTAAATGAAAAAAATTCACCTCCCCGAATGACAATTGTAGGCGCTCTTTCTGGTCAATTTATATTAAAACCACCCACTCAGGAATATCCTTTTATGCCTGAGTTAGAATGTTTAACAATGCAACTTGCTAAAATCTGTGGAATTGAAGTTGCAAAGCATGGTCTAGTTTTACTAAAAAATGATGGAATTGCTTATGTAACAAAAAGATTCGATCGTATGGACGAAGAAAAAATTGCTTGCGAAGACTTGTGTCAACTGTCAGAACTCATGACAGATCAAAAATACAAAAGTACCGCAGAAAGAACAGCAAAAATAATTAAAAAATATTCTTCTTATCCAGGCGATGACTTATTGCGCTATCTTGAAGTGACAATATTTTCATTTCTTACGGGAAATGCAGATATGCACTTAAAAAATTTCTCCTTAATTACCACGCCCAAAAATATTATTCGACTTTCTCCCGCGTACGATCTCCTTGCCACTCGCCTTCTCATTTCAGAAAAAGAAGATAGTGAGGAACTTGTTTTAAGTGTAAATGGCAAAAAATCGAATTTAAAACGAAAAGACTTTGAAATTTTATCTGAAAATATAGGAATACCAAAAAAAACATTTCAATTTATTATGAATAAATTTTTATCCAAAAAAAATGAACTATCCAAAATTATAGAAAAAAGTTTTATACCAAAAAATATGCAAAAAGAATATTTGGAAATGATTGCGGAAAGAAGTGATCGTCTTAAATTTTAA
- a CDS encoding helix-turn-helix domain-containing protein, whose amino-acid sequence MSLKSTPKTKRAPRRNLKEIEKSNTPTAKFVREKRKFLGYTQYEFSFRTGVGLRFLKELELGKQSLRMDKVNQVLNYLGARLEPTPYREEVEL is encoded by the coding sequence ATGTCCTTAAAATCAACTCCCAAAACAAAACGTGCTCCTCGAAGAAATCTTAAAGAAATTGAAAAATCTAACACCCCTACAGCAAAATTTGTAAGAGAAAAAAGAAAATTCCTTGGCTACACTCAATATGAATTTTCATTTCGCACGGGAGTGGGGTTGCGATTTTTAAAAGAATTAGAACTGGGAAAACAATCATTACGGATGGATAAAGTAAATCAAGTACTAAACTATTTAGGAGCCCGATTAGAACCCACTCCTTATCGCGAAGAAGTGGAACTTTGA
- a CDS encoding ricin-type beta-trefoil lectin domain protein codes for MLFKNHFIAKITCAFSLISFSLAAHAFTLRGFNGKCLNVIDSNVQNGTPVVMWDCNGSQNQSWSFNNGKIIGLGGKCLTVLNDIAFNGAPIVTWDCGKSQAQNWVFNNNAIVGNLGKCIDVWVRNSVNGAAVVHYDCHGDFNQQWSIQ; via the coding sequence ATGTTATTTAAGAATCATTTCATCGCGAAAATAACCTGTGCATTTTCTCTCATCTCTTTTTCATTAGCAGCACATGCTTTTACACTCCGTGGATTTAATGGAAAATGTCTCAATGTAATTGATAGCAATGTACAAAATGGAACTCCTGTAGTGATGTGGGATTGCAATGGCAGTCAAAATCAAAGTTGGAGCTTTAATAATGGCAAAATTATTGGACTTGGAGGTAAATGCCTTACAGTTCTGAATGATATTGCCTTTAATGGCGCTCCTATTGTCACATGGGATTGTGGCAAATCTCAAGCTCAAAATTGGGTATTTAATAACAACGCAATCGTTGGAAATCTAGGCAAATGTATTGATGTGTGGGTAAGAAATAGCGTAAACGGAGCGGCTGTTGTTCACTACGATTGTCATGGTGATTTCAATCAACAATGGTCAATTCAGTAA
- a CDS encoding IS3 family transposase, with protein MLEKENYPVYLLCKVMRVSKSGFYKWFECKDKNHHFEFSLEEEIKKIHTSSRGTYGRRRILSALKKSFIKVGQKRISKIMKKLNLNGVGKPKFKTTTKVDKQAMHFPNLISGDFTSYKPNELWTSDITYIPTKEGWVYLCIILDTFSRAIIGWSMQDNLKREIVLNSLNMAYKKRSHFPNGIIFHSDKGSQYSSKEVRKYLKLNHFHQSMSNSLNLPKKV; from the coding sequence ATGCTAGAGAAGGAAAATTATCCTGTATATTTGCTCTGTAAAGTTATGCGCGTTTCTAAGAGTGGATTTTATAAATGGTTTGAGTGTAAAGATAAAAATCATCACTTTGAGTTTAGCCTTGAAGAAGAAATAAAAAAAATACATACTTCTTCAAGAGGTACATATGGAAGACGGCGGATTTTATCCGCTCTTAAAAAATCATTTATTAAAGTTGGGCAAAAACGCATATCCAAGATTATGAAGAAACTAAATCTGAATGGGGTCGGCAAGCCTAAATTTAAAACAACAACAAAGGTTGATAAGCAAGCAATGCATTTTCCGAATTTAATTTCAGGAGATTTTACTTCCTATAAGCCCAACGAACTTTGGACCAGCGATATTACATATATTCCAACAAAAGAAGGCTGGGTTTATTTGTGTATAATATTGGATACTTTTTCAAGAGCAATCATTGGTTGGAGCATGCAAGATAATCTAAAAAGAGAAATTGTTTTGAATTCGCTAAACATGGCATACAAAAAAAGGTCTCATTTTCCAAATGGAATAATTTTTCATAGTGACAAAGGATCGCAATATTCAAGCAAAGAAGTTAGAAAATATTTAAAATTAAATCATTTTCATCAAAGCATGAGCAATAGTTTGAACTTACCTAAAAAAGTGTAA
- a CDS encoding transposase family protein — MVKKKSVKSQYSLEFKNQVLEVLENSPKNMAQIAREFGVSYPTLNSWNRSIGDKNKLNF, encoded by the coding sequence ATGGTAAAGAAGAAATCAGTTAAAAGTCAATATTCTCTCGAGTTTAAGAACCAAGTTCTTGAAGTTTTAGAAAATAGTCCTAAAAACATGGCTCAAATAGCTAGAGAGTTTGGAGTATCTTACCCCACTCTAAATAGTTGGAATCGTTCTATTGGAGATAAAAATAAGTTAAATTTTTAA
- a CDS encoding DUF3800 domain-containing protein, whose translation MESKLNAFSDYIVYADESGDHSLESIDPNYPIFVLCFCVFKKETYSSSIIQKINELKFKYFGHDNIILHSHEIRKRTHNFLFLNDKSIEKKFLTDVTSIIKKIDFKIISCVINKAELKNKYSKPDNPYHISLKFCIERLYRYLKSIDEKNLNSTTHIVFEARGKKEDDELELEFRRLIDSGTAFMPKNADFKIHIADKKTNSTGLQIADLIAHPIGRYCLNKNQDNQAFRVVEDKLLRNENKDYNGLGIKYFP comes from the coding sequence ATGGAAAGTAAATTAAACGCATTTTCTGACTATATTGTTTATGCGGATGAAAGTGGCGATCATAGTTTGGAATCAATCGATCCTAATTACCCTATATTTGTTTTATGTTTCTGTGTTTTTAAGAAGGAGACTTATTCCTCTTCTATCATACAAAAAATTAACGAATTAAAATTTAAATATTTTGGGCATGATAATATTATTTTACATTCTCATGAAATTAGAAAAAGAACTCATAATTTTTTATTTTTAAATGATAAATCAATTGAAAAAAAGTTTCTAACTGATGTAACCAGTATTATTAAAAAGATTGATTTTAAAATCATTAGCTGTGTTATAAATAAAGCGGAATTGAAGAATAAATACTCAAAACCTGATAACCCATATCATATTTCTTTAAAATTTTGTATTGAACGTCTTTACAGATATCTAAAAAGTATTGACGAAAAGAATCTAAACTCGACAACACATATTGTTTTTGAAGCGCGTGGAAAAAAAGAAGATGATGAACTAGAACTTGAATTTAGGCGTTTGATTGATTCTGGAACAGCTTTTATGCCCAAAAATGCTGATTTTAAAATCCATATTGCGGATAAAAAAACCAATTCTACAGGGCTTCAAATCGCCGATCTTATAGCTCATCCAATAGGCAGGTATTGTTTAAATAAAAATCAAGATAATCAGGCATTTAGAGTGGTAGAAGATAAATTATTAAGAAATGAGAACAAGGATTACAATGGTTTAGGTATTAAATACTTCCCTTAA
- a CDS encoding tyrosine-type recombinase/integrase, whose translation MIKNKEPTLKNCLSGFEHWLLEQDHAKNTVTSYLFDLKQFSEWIDHLYPNTMIAEIDSFSLQRFRGFLDKIEKNSATTINRKLQSLRRFFNWALKEQIIKQDPTTTIKLKTLQKILKPKSLAKGDLHKVLTIAGKGKQGIRNYALIQLMLQAGLRIGEVESLELVNVSLYDRSGEVRIRDGKGRKARSVPLNASIRKALQDYLKERIGSSSSLFTSSTGKPLTKRALQKIVSEIMDKAKCEGSAHTLRHTFATAFYNDHKKLVELSNLLGHSNLNTTARYTQASKEQLAEQLESSSLNEFGE comes from the coding sequence ATGATCAAAAACAAAGAACCTACTTTAAAAAATTGTTTGAGTGGATTTGAGCACTGGCTCTTGGAACAGGACCATGCGAAAAACACCGTCACGAGTTACCTCTTTGATCTTAAGCAATTTAGCGAATGGATAGATCATCTCTATCCAAATACCATGATAGCAGAAATTGATTCGTTTTCCTTGCAACGCTTTCGTGGCTTCCTCGATAAAATAGAAAAAAATAGCGCAACGACCATCAACCGCAAACTTCAAAGCCTCCGCCGCTTTTTTAATTGGGCTTTAAAGGAACAAATCATCAAGCAAGATCCCACAACAACGATAAAACTAAAAACCTTACAAAAGATCTTAAAACCAAAAAGCCTGGCAAAAGGAGATTTGCATAAAGTTCTCACTATTGCAGGGAAAGGAAAACAGGGAATTAGAAATTATGCTCTAATTCAACTGATGCTCCAAGCTGGTTTACGTATAGGAGAAGTGGAATCTCTCGAACTTGTCAATGTCTCTTTGTATGATCGCTCTGGTGAAGTCCGCATCAGAGATGGGAAAGGGAGAAAAGCGCGTTCTGTTCCCTTAAACGCCAGCATCCGAAAAGCTCTTCAAGATTATTTAAAGGAACGAATTGGAAGCTCATCGTCTCTTTTTACATCAAGTACGGGAAAACCCCTGACAAAAAGGGCTCTCCAAAAAATTGTTTCTGAAATTATGGATAAAGCAAAATGTGAAGGTTCAGCTCATACGTTAAGACATACCTTTGCAACAGCATTTTATAACGATCATAAAAAACTTGTTGAGCTTTCCAATTTGCTTGGACACAGCAATTTAAATACAACGGCAAGGTATACGCAGGCTTCTAAAGAACAACTAGCGGAGCAACTGGAAAGCAGTTCATTGAATGAGTTTGGAGAATGA
- a CDS encoding DUF6119 family protein: protein IFENEKEESEEFTEFIDKISNKTEVTKIRLNSYPFNDGDGYIWNSSNKCEWQEFIESISPSSDLKRELINKSNSALLIFKFKNKENNPYTFLMCFGKASLYIPKGLINTQFGLKVVLASSNDNQFFSLDTISLFYSKLVSKKHSLTPQNINNLFDFFSDEFVKKIGSKCKLDSIPKESIRLEGASGISLPLLTNLNDIPSILNEVLEKYNTRDLEDKFPFFGRFKKIINQLEERRLFSELIKLYLENPESIKFEILPHNVEEDNDICIQYKKKSKQDIPENENTNLMYPLQLIQKLYKDNMEANKCIEKLNEFEIQIKFAEDDKENTKISFKECLIVDWKFDNEYYFLCENNIYSISEKFHELVENKYAKISQNNNSSSIDNSINNIKFYECESEYNAELAIKSKGALLDQRLISGIEVCDVLTDKYEFIHCKIFKSSQSLSHLFAQSIVSCTNLMLDKKFMQELKSELTNPSNFSPSENCKSYRRQYLDIGRHNIINFPITNFKVIFLIIKDGNGEINSLPYFSKLMLITTVSQLERMGIESSLIIKKIQKILPSKAFLKTS from the coding sequence ATATTTGAAAATGAGAAAGAAGAGTCAGAGGAATTTACAGAGTTTATAGATAAAATATCAAACAAAACAGAAGTCACTAAAATAAGATTAAATTCATATCCATTTAATGATGGGGATGGATATATTTGGAATAGTTCTAATAAATGTGAATGGCAAGAATTCATAGAAAGCATATCTCCTTCTTCTGATTTAAAGAGAGAACTGATAAACAAATCAAACTCAGCATTACTTATTTTTAAATTTAAAAATAAAGAAAATAATCCATATACATTTTTAATGTGTTTTGGCAAAGCCTCATTATATATACCTAAAGGGCTAATAAATACACAATTTGGATTAAAGGTAGTTTTAGCTTCCTCAAATGATAATCAGTTTTTTTCATTAGATACTATAAGTCTTTTTTACTCTAAATTAGTTTCAAAAAAACATTCCTTGACACCACAAAATATTAATAACTTATTTGATTTTTTTTCTGACGAATTTGTTAAGAAAATTGGAAGCAAGTGTAAACTGGATTCAATTCCAAAAGAAAGTATTCGATTAGAAGGAGCTTCAGGAATTTCATTACCCCTTCTAACAAATTTAAATGATATTCCGTCAATATTAAATGAAGTTCTAGAAAAATATAATACAAGAGATTTAGAAGATAAATTTCCGTTTTTTGGAAGATTTAAAAAAATTATTAATCAACTAGAAGAAAGGCGATTATTCTCAGAGTTAATTAAATTATATTTAGAAAATCCTGAATCAATTAAATTTGAAATATTACCGCATAATGTAGAAGAAGACAATGATATATGTATTCAATATAAAAAGAAATCAAAACAAGATATACCAGAAAATGAAAATACAAATTTAATGTATCCACTTCAACTCATTCAAAAGCTATATAAAGATAATATGGAAGCAAATAAATGCATAGAAAAATTAAATGAATTTGAAATTCAAATTAAGTTTGCTGAAGACGATAAAGAAAATACTAAAATAAGCTTTAAAGAATGCCTTATTGTTGATTGGAAGTTCGATAATGAGTATTATTTTTTATGCGAAAATAATATTTATAGTATTTCAGAAAAATTTCATGAACTGGTTGAAAATAAATATGCCAAGATATCTCAAAACAATAATTCGTCAAGTATAGATAATTCTATTAACAATATTAAATTTTATGAATGCGAATCAGAATACAATGCAGAACTTGCAATAAAATCAAAAGGCGCACTACTGGATCAACGTTTAATTTCAGGAATTGAAGTTTGTGATGTACTTACAGATAAGTATGAATTCATACATTGCAAAATTTTTAAATCATCGCAGTCATTAAGTCATTTATTTGCTCAATCCATTGTCAGTTGTACAAATTTAATGCTCGATAAAAAATTTATGCAAGAATTAAAATCTGAATTAACAAATCCTAGTAATTTCAGCCCATCAGAAAATTGCAAAAGTTATAGAAGACAATATCTCGATATAGGAAGGCATAATATAATTAATTTCCCTATTACAAATTTTAAGGTTATATTTTTAATAATCAAGGACGGAAATGGAGAAATAAATTCTCTGCCTTACTTTAGTAAACTTATGCTCATAACTACTGTTTCACAATTAGAAAGAATGGGAATAGAATCTAGTCTAATAATTAAAAAAATTCAGAAAATACTACCTAGTAAAGCTTTTCTTAAAACTTCATAA
- a CDS encoding SOS response-associated peptidase family protein, giving the protein MCAQFQVDKIKFQKALAIFALDLKKMSWKGRILPHSKAPIILSRDDKYILDLFNFSLIPVWSKERKPKFATHNTRIETVLEKPTWKRPFLKNHCLVPLTTFIEPIYEGKFAGNMVKFELEECAFVPAIHDHWTDRETGEVINSFSILTSEPGKYVKKIGHERSPIFIKQNIRTFENWFDLEKNDGDYFIELLSKQHEPKMKAIIDRPMKPGWEKRK; this is encoded by the coding sequence ATGTGTGCACAATTCCAGGTTGATAAAATTAAATTCCAAAAAGCTCTTGCAATCTTTGCATTAGATTTAAAGAAAATGTCTTGGAAGGGAAGAATTCTGCCGCACTCGAAGGCTCCAATTATTCTTTCTAGAGATGATAAATATATATTAGACTTATTCAATTTCTCGTTAATTCCTGTTTGGTCTAAAGAAAGAAAACCTAAGTTTGCCACTCATAATACTCGCATTGAAACCGTATTAGAAAAGCCTACATGGAAAAGACCCTTTTTAAAAAATCATTGCTTGGTTCCATTGACGACATTCATTGAGCCTATCTATGAAGGAAAATTTGCAGGCAATATGGTGAAATTTGAGCTTGAAGAATGCGCGTTTGTGCCAGCGATTCATGATCATTGGACGGATAGAGAAACGGGCGAGGTGATAAATTCTTTTTCTATTCTTACTTCCGAGCCTGGAAAATATGTTAAAAAAATAGGACATGAAAGATCTCCTATATTTATTAAACAAAATATAAGGACTTTTGAAAATTGGTTTGACTTAGAAAAAAATGATGGTGATTATTTTATTGAGTTACTTTCTAAGCAGCATGAACCTAAAATGAAAGCTATTATTGATAGACCTATGAAACCTGGCTGGGAAAAAAGGAAATAG
- a CDS encoding LexA family protein, producing the protein MFFVPSLNSKTYIPFVFSPVCAGFPSPATDYIDKSLDLNEHIVKHPASTFYVRSSGDSMIGAGIHNGDILVVDRSLKAVSGNIIIAVLDGEFTVKRLSIKNEKVLLISENDLYQNISINDGTDFEIWGVVTTVIHSV; encoded by the coding sequence ATGTTTTTTGTTCCATCTTTAAATTCTAAAACTTATATACCGTTTGTTTTTAGTCCTGTTTGTGCTGGTTTTCCTTCACCGGCAACGGATTATATCGATAAATCTCTTGATCTAAATGAACATATTGTTAAACATCCGGCTTCAACATTTTATGTAAGATCTTCCGGCGATTCCATGATCGGTGCTGGAATTCATAACGGGGATATTCTTGTTGTAGATAGATCGCTCAAGGCTGTGAGTGGAAATATTATTATTGCAGTTTTGGATGGTGAATTCACTGTAAAAAGGCTTTCTATTAAAAATGAAAAGGTATTATTAATTTCTGAAAATGATTTATACCAAAATATATCTATAAATGATGGAACAGACTTTGAGATTTGGGGCGTAGTTACAACAGTAATTCATTCAGTATGA
- a CDS encoding Y-family DNA polymerase encodes MIALIDGNNFYVSCERVFNPKLRNKPVVILSNNDGAIVSRSNEAKALGIKMGQPFFEIKELIKKHDIKYFSSNYTLYGDISSRIMKTLNQFSPEVEVYSIDEAFIDLSHVNCEKLNEFGWKMKNTIYQNTGIPCGIGISFTKSLAKIANKIAKKSIKANGVLVLHEQRHIDLALKMTEVGDIWGIGRRYAKKLKENNINFVNEFIEQDEFWIRKHFTINGLNILKELRGIPCIELELFHEPKQSITVSRSFGKSLTQFDDIYAALAHHVGIACRKLRKENLEAQYFCTYLCTSYHKEDFYSDSLNVRMPYYSAYTPDFLKYAKAALKKIFKENKDYKKCGILLFDLREKSLIPSNLFDQRDLKKENSIVSVVDKLNNLKGMSTINFGDLFENNEWKTKRCNVSNRYTTNWNELVHIK; translated from the coding sequence ATGATAGCATTAATAGACGGTAACAATTTTTATGTTTCTTGCGAACGTGTATTTAATCCAAAGTTACGTAATAAACCTGTAGTGATTCTTTCCAATAATGATGGAGCTATTGTTAGTCGTAGTAATGAAGCAAAAGCTCTTGGCATCAAGATGGGGCAACCATTTTTTGAAATAAAAGAATTAATAAAAAAACATGACATCAAATATTTTTCATCTAATTATACTTTATACGGTGATATATCATCACGAATAATGAAAACTTTAAATCAATTTTCACCAGAAGTTGAAGTTTATTCAATCGATGAAGCTTTTATAGATTTATCACATGTGAATTGTGAAAAGTTAAATGAATTTGGTTGGAAGATGAAAAACACTATTTATCAAAATACAGGTATCCCTTGTGGAATAGGAATTTCATTCACAAAATCTCTTGCAAAAATTGCAAATAAGATTGCAAAAAAATCTATTAAGGCAAATGGTGTTTTAGTTTTACATGAACAAAGGCATATTGATCTTGCATTAAAAATGACTGAGGTAGGAGATATTTGGGGCATCGGTAGAAGATATGCAAAAAAATTAAAAGAAAATAATATCAACTTCGTAAATGAATTTATTGAACAAGATGAGTTTTGGATTAGAAAGCATTTTACAATTAATGGGCTGAATATTCTTAAGGAGCTTCGAGGAATCCCTTGCATTGAACTCGAACTTTTCCATGAGCCAAAGCAAAGTATTACTGTGTCTCGAAGTTTTGGAAAATCTTTAACCCAATTTGATGACATCTATGCAGCTCTAGCGCATCATGTTGGAATCGCATGTAGGAAATTAAGAAAAGAAAACCTTGAGGCACAATATTTTTGTACGTATTTATGTACAAGTTATCATAAGGAAGACTTCTATAGCGACTCTCTTAATGTTAGGATGCCATACTATTCTGCATATACCCCTGATTTTTTGAAGTACGCAAAAGCAGCATTAAAAAAGATATTTAAAGAAAATAAAGACTATAAAAAATGCGGCATATTACTTTTTGACTTAAGGGAAAAAAGCTTAATACCATCAAATTTATTTGATCAAAGAGATCTAAAAAAAGAGAATTCTATAGTTTCAGTTGTTGATAAGTTAAATAATTTAAAAGGAATGTCTACAATAAACTTTGGTGACCTATTCGAAAATAATGAGTGGAAGACTAAACGTTGTAATGTTTCAAATAGATATACTACGAATTGGAATGAGCTAGTTCATATTAAATAA